The following are encoded in a window of Salvelinus namaycush isolate Seneca unplaced genomic scaffold, SaNama_1.0 Scaffold625, whole genome shotgun sequence genomic DNA:
- the commd4 gene encoding COMM domain-containing protein 4 codes for MRFRFCGDLDCPDWVLAEISTLTKISSVKMKLLCVQVLKDLLGEGIDYDKVSKLTADAKFENGDMKASVAVLTFILSSAAKHDVASESLSSELQQLGLPKEHTTGLCKSYEDKHIALQEKLRESSLRLGRLEGVSWRVDYTLSSSELQEVNEPTVQLCLQTQGAETGNTETTIVSVSADKFRVLLTELKQAQAMMNALQ; via the exons ATG AGATTCCGGTTTTGTGGGGATTTGGACTGCCCAGACTGGGTTCTTGCCGAAATCAGCACTTTGACGAAAATC TCAAGTGTGAAGATGAAACTCCTCTGTGTCCAGGTGTTGAAGGATCTGCTAGGAGAGGGCATTGAT TATGACAAAGTTTCAAAGCTAactgcagatgcaaagtttg AGAATGGAGACATGAAGGCCAGTGTAGCCGTGTTGACCTTCATCCTGTCCAGTGCAGCCAAACATGATGTGGCCAGTGAATCTCTCTCCAGTGAGCTGCAGCAGTTAGGACTCCCTAAAG AACACACCACAGGACTGTGTAAATCCTATGAAGACAAGCACATAGCCCTGCAGGAGAAGCTAAGGGAGAGCAGTCTGAGAT TGGGTCGGTTGGAGGGGGTGTCGTGGCGTGTTGACTACACCCTGAGCTCCAGTGAGCTTCAGGAGGTTAATGAGCCCACAGTGCAGCTCTGTCTCCAGACCCAAGGGGCAGAGACTGGAAACACAGAGACCACCATCGTCTCTGTGTCTGCAGACAAGTTCAGAGTCCTGCTGACAG AACTAAAACAAGCACAGGCCATGATGAATGCACTACAATGA